A single region of the Streptococcus macedonicus ACA-DC 198 genome encodes:
- the yhhY gene encoding Acetyltransferase, whose translation MAEQEVIIEEAQPSDAKALIDLLNQVNAETDFIILEKNLSLDDMQTFLRTRAEVLNEICLVVRVGSELAGVLNIVSTNSPQTNHIGDIFIALQEKYWGYGLGSLLMEVALDWAEQMPMIRRLELTVQARNSRAVHLYEKFGFKIEAMKERGAKTKDGEFLDVYLMSRLID comes from the coding sequence GTGGCTGAGCAGGAAGTTATCATTGAGGAAGCGCAGCCTTCAGATGCCAAAGCTTTGATTGATTTACTCAATCAAGTAAATGCAGAAACAGATTTTATCATTTTAGAGAAGAACTTATCTCTTGATGATATGCAGACTTTTTTACGAACACGTGCAGAAGTCTTAAATGAAATTTGTTTGGTTGTTAGAGTTGGTTCTGAGCTTGCGGGAGTGCTTAATATTGTTAGTACGAACTCACCACAAACTAATCATATCGGCGATATTTTCATTGCATTGCAAGAAAAATATTGGGGATACGGGCTTGGTTCGCTTTTAATGGAAGTTGCTCTTGATTGGGCAGAGCAAATGCCAATGATTCGCCGTTTGGAGTTAACAGTTCAAGCTAGAAATAGCAGAGCTGTTCACCTTTATGAAAAGTTCGGTTTTAAGATTGAAGCTATGAAAGAACGTGGCGCAAAAACTAAAGATGGAGAATTTCTTGACGTCTACTTGATGAGTAGGTTGATAGACTAA
- the brpA gene encoding Cell envelope-associated transcriptional attenuator LytR-CpsA-Psr, subfamily F2 has translation MKLGKKILLMIAAIFVTTIVALGVYITTAYNFSTSELSKTFKDYKTSGSSSNAIEQTKPISILLMGVDTGDSERTSTWEGNSDSMILVTVNPETKKTTMTSLERDILVTLTGPEDNDMNGVEAKLNAAYASGGAQMAIMTVQSLLDITIDYYVQINMQGLVDLVDAVGGITVTNNFDFAISIAENEPEYTATVEPGTHKINGEQALVYARMRYDDPEGDYGRQKRQREVIQKVLKKILALDSVSSYKKILSAVSSNMQTNIEISSSTIPSLLGYTDALSDIETYQLQGEDATINGTSYQIITSDHLLEIQNNIKKQLGLDESTTLQTTAVLYENLYGSGTSSSYDSGYDSGYDSGYSDYNSGGYSDYSTDTYSDYSAYSY, from the coding sequence ATGAAACTCGGAAAAAAAATTCTGCTAATGATAGCAGCAATCTTTGTAACAACAATTGTTGCCTTAGGTGTTTATATTACAACAGCTTACAATTTCTCAACAAGTGAGCTTTCAAAAACGTTTAAAGACTACAAGACGTCTGGTTCTAGTAGTAATGCTATTGAGCAAACAAAGCCTATCTCAATCCTTTTAATGGGGGTTGATACGGGAGATTCAGAACGTACGTCAACGTGGGAAGGTAACAGTGACTCTATGATTTTGGTGACTGTTAATCCTGAAACGAAAAAAACAACGATGACTAGTTTGGAACGTGACATTTTGGTGACACTTACTGGACCAGAAGATAATGATATGAATGGCGTTGAAGCTAAATTGAATGCCGCATATGCTTCTGGTGGTGCGCAAATGGCTATCATGACAGTACAAAGTTTGTTGGATATTACTATTGATTACTATGTCCAAATCAACATGCAAGGTTTGGTAGATTTGGTTGATGCTGTTGGTGGTATTACCGTAACCAATAATTTCGATTTTGCCATTTCGATTGCTGAAAATGAACCTGAATATACAGCAACCGTTGAACCTGGTACACACAAGATTAATGGTGAACAAGCTTTGGTTTACGCACGTATGCGTTATGATGACCCAGAAGGTGACTATGGACGTCAAAAACGCCAACGTGAAGTCATTCAAAAAGTCTTGAAGAAAATTTTAGCGCTTGATAGTGTAAGTTCATATAAAAAAATCCTTTCTGCTGTAAGTAGCAATATGCAAACAAATATTGAAATTTCATCTAGCACGATTCCAAGTCTACTTGGTTATACAGATGCTCTGAGTGATATTGAAACCTACCAACTACAAGGTGAGGATGCGACGATTAATGGTACATCATATCAGATTATCACATCAGATCATCTGCTTGAAATTCAAAATAATATCAAGAAACAACTTGGTTTGGATGAAAGTACAACCTTACAAACAACAGCTGTTCTCTATGAAAATCTCTACGGTAGTGGGACATCAAGTTCTTATGATAGTGGCTATGACAGTGGCTATGACAGTGGTTACAGTGATTACAATAGTGGTGGTTATAGCGACTATAGCACAGATACTTATTCTGATTACAGTGCTTATTCATATTAA